One Pochonia chlamydosporia 170 chromosome 5, whole genome shotgun sequence DNA segment encodes these proteins:
- a CDS encoding dihydroxyacetone synthase (similar to Aspergillus terreus NIH2624 XP_001217442.1) yields the protein MAPIAVTPNGTSLRMQVSKDLNRYKNKDQNTIDLVLNQFRCLIADLCQQFNGGHPGSAMGMAAIGVALWKYVMKYSPNNPNYFNRDRFVLSNGHTCLFQYSFLHLTGYKAMTFDQLKSYHSARQDSFCPGHPEIEHEGIEVTTGPLGQGIANAVGLAMATKNLAATYNKPSYNLVNNTTWCMIGDACLQEGVALEAIQLAGHWKLNNLVVIYDNNQITCDGSVDLCSTEDVNTKMQACGWEVIDVQDGCYDVKGLVLALLRAKSSTEKPTFINVRTIIGIGSKVAGDAKAHGAAYGDEDVRSIKQAFGMNPDEHFVLHDEVYSFFEDLKERGDALESQWKQMLDSYANEHPELHEEFMKRVHGEFTKDWKSIIPSKDVLPSSPTATRKSAGLVCNPLAEQLKNMMVGTADLSPSVNMIWKDKVDFQHPELKTECGINGDYSGRYIHWGIREHAMAAISNGLAAFNKGTFLPVTSSFFMFYIYAAPGVRMGALQNLQAIHIATHDSIGTGEDGPTHQPIALAALYRAMPNFLYIRPCDSEEVAGAFISALDAKDTPSMISLSRQTVEQYPRYSSRDGAQRGAYVFIEEDRADVTLIGVGAEMCFAVKTRDVLRENFGITARIVSFPCQRLFEKQPVEYKRRVLQYRSNMPRVVIEAYAVNGWERYADAGFSMASFGKSLPGKDAYKFFGFDEKVIAPEVARLVEDVRRDGIESLRGEFRDLNPVKSAH from the exons ATGGCGCCTATTGCAGTCACACCAAACGGAACGAGCTTGCGCATGCAAGTATCGAAAGATTTGAATCGTTACAAAAATAAAGACCAGAATACAATTGACCTGGTCCTGAATCAATTCCGTTGCTTGATTGCGGACTTGTGCCAGCAGTTCAATGGCGGTCATCCAGG GAGCGCAATGGGCATGGCAGCCATCGGAGTTGCTCTCTGGAAATATGTCATGAAATACTCCCCGAACAACCCTAATTACTTCAATCGCGATCGTTTTGTCCTATCGAACGGGCACACATGCCTCTTCCAATACTCATTCCTCCACCTTACAGGATATAAGGCCATGACATTTGACCAACTCAAGTCATACCACTCGGCACGACAAGATTCGTTCTGTCCTGGCCACCCCGAGATTGAGCATGAGGGCATCGAAGTCACAACGGGCCCATTGGGACAGGGTATTGCCAACGCCGTCggtctggccatggccacgaAAAATCTCGCAGCTACGTATAACAAACCAAGCTACAACTTGGTCAACAATACGACTTGGTGCATGATAGGAGATGCTTGTCTACAAGAAGGTGTTGCGTTGGAAGCCATTCAGTTAGCCGGCCACTGGAAGCTAAACAACTTGGTGGTCATCTACGACAACAACCAAATCACCTGCGACGGTAGTGTTGATCTTTGCAGTACAGAAGACGTCAATACGAAGATGCAAGCCTGTGGCTGGGAGGTCATAGACGTACAAGATGGTTGCTATGACGTAAAGGGGTTGGTATTAGCCCTTTTGCGAGCCAAGTCTTCGACTGAAAAGCCTacattcatcaatgttcGTACCATCATTGGTATTGGCAGCAAAGTTGCCGGCGATGCGAAAGCACACGGCGCTGCGtatggtgatgaagatgtacGCAGTATCAAGCAGGCATTTGGTATGAACCCGGACGAGCATTTCGTCCTTCATGACGAGGTGTATTCGTTCTTTGAGGATTTGAAAGAACGCGGAGACGCATTGGAATCCCAATGGAAGCAAATGTTGGACAGTTACGCAAATGAGCACCCAGAGCTGCACGAAGAGTTTATGAAGCGGGTTCACGGCGAATTCACCAAGGATTGGAAGTCAATAATCCCATCCAAGGATGTCCTACCTTCATCTCCTACTGCGACAAGGAAATCTGCCGGTCTGGTGTGCAATCCACTCGCCGAACAATTGAAAAACATGATGGTTGGAACTGCCGATTTGTCTCCCTCAGTCAATATGATTTGGAAAGACAAGGTCGACTTTCAACAT CCTGAATTGAAGACCGAGTGCGGAATCAATGGCGACTACAGCGGCAGATATATCCACTGGGGGATTCGCGAACATGCCATGGCCGCTATTTCGAATGGTCTCGCCGCGTTCAACAAAGGAACATTCCTCCCCGTCacgtccagcttcttcatgttCTACATT TATGCCGCCCCCGGTGTTCGCATGGGTGCGCTTCAAAACCTTCAAGCAATCCACATCGCAACTCACGATTCCATTGGCACTGGCGAGGATGGTCCCACTCATCAACCTATTGCTCTCGCGGCATTGTATCGTGCAATGCCAAACTTTCTGTACATACGCCCCTGTGACTCAGAAGAAGTGGCAGGCGCTTTCATATCTGCCCTTGATGCTAAGGACACACCATCGATGATTTCACTCTCCCGACAAACTGTGGAGCAGTATCCGCGGTATTCAAGCCGTGACGGCGCTCAAAGAGGCGCATACGTATTTATAGAGGAGGACAGAGCAGACGTGACACTTATCGGTGTAGGTGCTGAGATGTGCTTCGCCGTCAAGACACGCGACGTCCTGAGGGAAAACTTCGGCATTACGGCTCGGATTGTGTCCTTCCCGTGCCAGAGATTGTTTGAGAAACAGCCAGTAGAGTACAAGAGACGAGTGCTGCAGTACCGATCAAACATGCCTAGAGTTGTTATTGAAGCGTACGCTGTAAATGGATGGGAGAGGTACGCAGACGCGGGGTTTTCGATGGCGTCTTTCGGCAAGAGTCTCCCTGGTAAAGATGCGTACAAGTTCTTTGGGTTTGATGAAAAGGTTATTGCGCCAGAGGTTGCTAGACTTGTCGAAGATGTTCGAAGGGATGGCATCGAGAGTCTGAGGGGGGAGTTTAGAGATTTGAATCCTGTAAAATCTGCGCATTAG
- a CDS encoding short chain dehydrogenase (similar to Colletotrichum graminicola M1.001 XP_008098785.1), with the protein MAPWIVNNTESPESQATTSTAMSTPQLLSLAGKTIAITGGARGIGITLAMAVVESGGNVACLDILETPAPAEWAHLQKLASANKVVASYNHCDVTNETAVEAVMESVAADAEVLGSPFWGTIACAGVQQTIPALDYPSLDFERILKVNVTGVFNTCKHAARILHKAKRPGSIVIIASMSGNIANRGLYCTAYNASKAAAQQMCRSLAQEWGQFGIRVNSISPGYIVTPMTDQLLAERPELEETWKQGALLGRFGRPEDLKLPAVFLLSEGAAFMHGSDLRVDGGHCASA; encoded by the exons ATGGCACCATGGATTGTGAATAACACCGAGTCGCCGGAATCTCAAGcaaccaccagcacagcaaTGTCCACACCACAGCTCTTGTCTCTTGCCGGTAAGACGATTGCCATCACTGGTGGCGCTCGAGGCATCGGTATTACCTTGGCGATGGCTGTCGTAGAATCGGGTGGCAATGTCGCTTGCCTAGATATCTTAGAaacaccagctccagcgGAATGGGCGCATCTGCAAAAACTTGCATCAGCCAACAAAGTAGTCGCTTCGTACAACCACTGCGACGTCACGAATGAAACCGCCGTCGAAGCCGTCATGGAATCAGTAGCTGCAGATGCTGAGGTCCTCGGCTCACCATTCTGGGGCACTATTGCTTGTGCTGGTGTCCAGCAAACGATTCCAGCGCTGGACTATCCTTCGTTGGACTTTGAGAGAATACTCAAAGTCAATGTGACTGGCGTGTTCAACACTTGCAAACATGCGGCAAGAATATTGCACAAGGCAAAAAGACCAGGTAGCATTGTCATCATTGCTAGCATGTCTGGAAATATTGCCAACAGA GGTCTTTACTGCACAGCATATAATGCAAGCAAAGCAGCTGCTCAGCAAATGTGTCGGTCGCTTGCCCAAGAATGGGGGCAGTTTGGTATTCGAGTGAATTCCATTTCTCCAGGA TATATCGTCACACCCATGACCGACCAGTTACTAGCGGAAAGACCAGAACTCGAAGAGACGTGGAAGCAGGGAGCGCTGCTTGGGCGATTCGGTAGGCCAGAGGACTTGAAGTTACCGGCTGTGTTTCTGCTTTCCGAAGGTGCTGCCTTTATGCATGGGTCTGATCTGAGAGTTGATGGCGGACATTGCGCTTCCGCGTAA
- a CDS encoding ring finger domain-containing protein (similar to Metarhizium robertsii ARSEF 23 XP_007816506.1): MARQAPKPAAGSKPVRKSRAAPKSENFLRIKTLKQNMFSPAPPPLRMARQRYLRHWTIHRAWQLFRRQQRDTIGKERQRMHAGMYNACEELRKTVGPEGRGEGYLYRVAMEKKGVWGTNAVPIEYARFQTDSPAKEPWNHDWKR, encoded by the coding sequence ATGGCGCGTCAAGCACCGAAGCCCGCCGCAGGCTCAAAACCCGTCCGCAAGAGCCGAGCGGCGCCAAAGTCAGAAAACTTCCTACGCATCAAGACGCTCAAGCAGAACATGTTCTCGCCTGCCCCCCCGCCCCTGAGAATGGCCCGCCAGCGATACCTGCGCCATTGGACGATTCACCGCGCGTGGCAGCTCTTTCGACGCCAGCAGCGCGACACGATTGGCAAAGAGAGACAACGTATGCACGCTGGCATGTATAACGCCTGTGAGGAGTTGAGGAAGACTGTTGGCCCTGAAGGCAGGGGTGAGGGCTATCTCTACAGAGTGGctatggagaagaagggtgtTTGGGGCACGAATGCCGTTCCCATTGAGTATGCGAGATTTCAAACTGATAGTCCCGCTAAGGAACCCTGGAATCATGACTGGAAGAGGTAG